The Arachis hypogaea cultivar Tifrunner chromosome 14, arahy.Tifrunner.gnm2.J5K5, whole genome shotgun sequence DNA window AAGAAAAGCACTCATGAATTTGGAGAAAGAATGATGTCAAAGACAAATAAATGGATCATATTTCAAGGTTCAACTATTATTTAAGACTTGCACTCAACTTTCATTCCTTTCTATGTTATGCATCCTTACGTTAATTACTTCCTTCTTACGCATAAAAGTAGCAAATGCTTTAAGAATTAACAAAACGCTTATGTAGTATAAACCACATAACTTTTAGAAACTAATGTAACAATTGAAATGTCTAAAGTGCATCGAGTTAAAACTGATAATAATGTATcatttaaatgtaaaattatatcAAACTTTGTATTATCAAATAATATCAATGAATTTGAAGTTAAAAAGAATTAGATGAATTTAATATCGATTAATCTCTTGAAAATTGTTCAGACTCAGCTCAATAAGAGTCAGGAATTTATGTTGCGGGCTATTGACCCGATGGGTCATTAATTTATATACGCAAAAATGACCTGTGTGTTACTCTACCTCTTGAGAAAGACCTGAACAGTTGGCAGAAACTTTCAGGTAGACGGATGCGTGTCAGAGAATCCACCCAAGTACAAGGTAGTATAAATAGGAAAGGACCTATCCCTCTCCCAAGATACGTTATCTTTACCCTAATTAGTCGTCTCGTCGTATAGACACTTTCTTTAATATTTGAGTATCTTTACAGGTAGTCCTATCTGCTGACGCACGAACGATCGCAGCAGCACATTTCTTCGCAAAATTTGCGTTCAAGTCCGAAAACCTTCCTCTCACCAGTAGTAGCTCTCGATCCAATACCCAACCGACCTCGCATCTTGACGAGCAACCGAACATAAACCAAAAATACTATGTGCACGTaaatgtagtttaatttattttttatgtatgttttatactaataactattattaataactaatttaatatacaTCTAATATAGTTGATTAAAAATCTAAGTATGTGTGCAATATTAATAGTAGTACTTAAttgtttaatgaaaaaaaaattttcgaattcAAATTGTTATGAAAGGAAAAAGACTATCTAAAATGATAAAGTAAGCTATTAATCCTATtaaatttatgaaaatatttggtaaccaaagaaaattagccaaaaacaaccataacttgctttatttaacattcattaattgttgcgacaattaataaatgctaaataagacaattTCTTACTGATTTTTTTTATCTACCATTACCTTTTTCTTACTTTCTCTCGCTATATTCATTTGAGAGTAATTTTAACACTCCAAGTCTCTAGTTTCCACGCTCATTGGATGATACACAAAATTTACTCTGATTAGTTGTAAAATTGTCTACTACCTATTGGTCATAACACAACTTCCACTATAAATAATACCTGACATAATATCACTCTTCCAAATACACCATAaacaaaatccaaattaaaaaggTCATTTTTCTAAAGATGAAGCTCTTGTGGAAACCTCACATGATGAAGGTACAAGCTTAAGTAACACCCTTTTCCCACTTCTTCATTTTCAAACAAACTTTTGTTTTCATGAATCATTTAATTGTTTATGCAGGCAGTTTCTAGAGCAATCTTTGCTCTATTCTTTGTGACAATGCTAAGTTCAGGGATTGGAGAGAGTAGAAAATCCAAGATTGTAACAACTTCATTTGAGTACAATGCAATAAACTGCAGGGCACACACTGCATCATTGACGGATTTTGGAGGTGTTGGTGATGGAAAAACATCAAACACAAAGGCATTTCAAGCTGCAATTAGTAATCTGAGTCAGTACGGTTCGGATGGCGGTTCCGAGCTCTATGTTCCGGCCGGCAAGTGGCTCACCGGAAGTTTTAGCCTCACCAGCCACTTCACACTCTATCTTGACAAAGATGCTGTTCTTCTTGCTTCTCAGGTATCTCAATTTTTCTCTTCACTCATTCTTTAATCTAGGCTAATTAAGTTATAATCCACAATCAATTATTAAATCAACTAACCATTTTTAAGATTAAGTTATGAACGATACCGttttattagtaaaaatattCATTAATCTTCTTTAGGGTTTGAGCTATATATTACTTAGTATTTTTGTATTCTATGAAAGGTGACACTAATCTAATTTTAGGAGAAGTTAaatgtcactttttatttttgatattagaGTGAcaatggtatttttttaaaatgtagaCTGTTAGAGTGTTATTTTCTAATGTAGAATAATTTaattagagaaataaaaattGGATCGTCTAATTTATTAGAGATCTAATTTATAGAGGTACAGAAATTACACTGTctaatttgtgtttaaaaaaattaaaaaaatataatatttaaaaaatatatataatattaaaatatattactaCTTTTACTTTCATACAAAAACCATCCCAACAAAGCTTTTTTcatctttagttgttttatgAAATATTAAGATAAGTTTCTTTTTCACTATTTCACTACACATTTACATATATGCCCTGCCTTTGATAGTGTACCACAAATCTGCGTctgatttgaatattttttatgaaaaaaataataaatttttgttttgtatttttatgaaatatttttttctctttgtaaaatttcgaaaacaaaaaatGTAATTTTAGCCATATATAATTTGGCTAGAACATTTTCCCAGGCCAAATAAATAACTTTTGGACTATTTTTTCTTGCATATTGAGCCAACCTATACTATTCTACTCTTAGATAGAGTAATTGGAAAGAAGATTTTTTGAAATGATATATGTTgtcaatttgattttatttttggtagaattcattaaatttcattaaagaaTGTCAATATCATATAGACATAGCCCTTTAATGAAATAGAAATAGTACGTTTTATGAAAGGAATCACGTGACTCACAAAATGATGGAAGCAAAGAATGGTGTCACAAGTTCCCTCACTTTTAGCCTAACCTAAAATATGAGAACaatattctaaaatataattCATGAAagcaaaaaagtgaaaaagaaaaaccaTTGTCTTATCACCTTTTGGAATACACACACCAACTCTGCCGGTGCCATAGTGTGGTCCATTACACTTTCGTCATTTCGTCGTTTCTTATTTAGTaggacaaaagcttccacatgtGCTGAATTTGCCACTTTCAtatgttttcttttaattattaattaatttttaataaaatggtTTAGGATATGAGTGAATGGCCAACCCTTTCGCCCCTCCCATCATACGGTAGAGGAAGAGATGCACCAGCTGGAAGGTACCAAAGCTTCATATTTGGAACAAATCTCACTGATGTTATCATCACAGGTATGAaccttttttttaaggaaaaaaaagtacaaaGATTCAATATTGAATCTCCAAAAAAAAGAGTACTAATTAGTAATTATCATAATTTACTTGCTTCAATTAAGGGTGGTAAACAGGCTGTCAAAAGTTCACCAATAAACGGATCAGACTAAAATAGGCGGTTAAAAATTCTAGCCCGTTTCGTTTTGTTGGTGGACAAGGACAACCCGCCATAAATGGCTTTTTTGAAaagtttaaaatttgttttatgaagttaattaaataaaatttataacttgataattaattaattataaattttttttgataaaattcgtaaatttaaaaaaacaaaattttttttattttttaaattgtctaCGATATTTCTTAATTCGATAagtcaaaaactaatttaaataaaaaaattaatataaatttgtAAGTGCCTGCTGACTTGCTCCGTCATGCCAAGGCCTATGAATTAAGCGGGATGGTTTGACAAGTATTTTTTCTTTGGTGGcctcaatttttaagtttagtatgCCTTTTCGACAAGTTAAATGGACTCGTTTGGCTGGTTTTGTCCCGATGGTCACCCCTAGTTTCAATATGCTAAATGGAGTAATGAGATGATGATGAATTGATGTTTgttgaataaataattaaatattgatattaatGAGGTACCAAAAAGAATATTGAGATGGTTTTTGGTAAACAGGAGAAAATGGGACCATTGATGGGCAGGGTGCATTTTGGTGGCAACAGTTCCACAGAAAGAAGTTGAAGTACACAAGGCCCTACCTCATTGAACTTATGTACTCAGATAACATTCAAATCTCAACTCTAACTCTCCTTAACTCCCCATCATGGAATGTTCACCCTGTTTACAGCAGGTAACCCCTCACTTCCATTCAATTCTTTTTGcttaaaaaaaaacatgaaattatAACAAAAGTTTTAACCTTTAATTCTCCTTTAACAAAATATTCTACATTATGCAGCAATATTATTGTGCAAGGAATCACCATCATTGCTCCTGTCTcatctccaaacacagatggcatCAACCCAGGTCAGTCAAGATTTGTTTAATTAACGAGTGTACTTCCTATAACTTTTCTTCACCTTTAAATCAATGTATTTTGATGCAATGTGTTTTGATACATTAATTTACCAATCTTTGTACTGAAATGTTTTATCTCATTTCAATTTTGATCCTTTCAGATTCCTGCACAAATATAAGAATTGAAGACTGCTACATAGTTTCCGGGGATGATTGTGTTGCAGTCAAGAGTGGATGGGACGAGTACGGCATAAAATTTGGTTGGCCAACAAAACAACTAGCCATCAGAAGACTAACATGCATATCACCATACAGCGCAACCATCGCCTTAGGAAGTGAGATGTCCGGCGGCATCCAAGACGTCAGAGCAGAGGACATCACGGCAATCCAAACAGAATCAGGCGTAAGGATCAAGACGGCGGTAGGAAGAGGAGGGTTTGTGAGGGACATATATGTCAAACGGATGAACCTTCACACAATGAAATGGGCGTTCAAGATGACCGGCGACTACAATTCGCATGCCGATAGCCATTATGACCCCAATGCATTGCCTGAGATCAAAGGGATTAACTATAGAGATGTTGTTGCTGAGAATGTTACCATTGCTGCAAGGTTTGAAGGGATATCCAATGACCCTTTTACTGGAATTTGCATTGCCAATGTGACAATAGGGTTGTCTGCAAAGGCCAAGAAACAACCTTGGACTTGTGCTGATATTGAAGGGATGACAAGTGGGGTTACCCCTCCACCTTGTAGCTTGTTACCTGATCAAGGTCCACAAAAAATCTCAGCTTGTGATTTTCCTCAGGAGCCTCTTCCTATTGATAGCTTGGAGCTTAAGAAATGTGCTTCTACTGTGCTACTTTCCTAGTTTCATGAGCTATATTTATGGTTGGGGTGTATTTAGCCTATGTACCATATTTATATGTTTCGAGAGAAGTGTTTTTAttgtcttcttttttcttttttaatcttgATAGCTTGGAGTTTAAGATTTGAGATCCTTGCAATTATAGtaatgaaaatggaaaatggTTTTCTTTTCCCTACAAGTTTATGAAACTTGATGGCTTGGCTTGATATTCCTGCTAGTTTAAAAGCTAATATTAATAGAAATTTGCtggttttaaacttttaatcatGACATGAGGATCTTATACAGAATTGATGCACTTGACCGTAACATCATTTCAGCCAAAATAGTTTTACATATGCGTTCAATTTAGTAAAGTCATTTCTGCCAAAATAACCACCGTTTACATTAACCGTGTAAATAGTCATCCACGACTGTGTAAAACATTTTACACtgagtgtatcaaaattaaacgcTTTAAAGAAATACAAAAACATTAAATGCCATATAACCTATATATCTGAAAGGTTAATGTATAGTCCTACAAATAAAAAGGTATCTATGTAATACCATCTAACTATAAGTAAAGAAATAAATGCAGTTTAGCCAAATAATAATCCTAGTAACTAGTAAGATTCATGACAGGCAAGCATGTAAAAAAGAGTATTAGAGCAATACATTTTTGTCTCACAATTTATGTCTCTACAAATGAAAACTTctattccttttttttctctccaTATTAACACAAATGTGTGATCCCTAACATAAACTACAAATACCTGAAGAGACACCTCAACAACAAATCTCATTGAATCTGAACATAATTTacccaaaataaaacaaaaaataaattattatatctcAACATATCCAACATATTTCATGTCTTGTGGATACTAACAACTTCCTAAGAAGTGTTTCACATCAGTTATGAAGTATTTTCACTATGGACATGCAACAGTCAAATGCAAAATTCTCAATAAATAGGTGGATCAGGATTGAACATCACAGATTCTCTCCAGATGAGTTCTTTGATGTCTTCTTCAGTGAATGATGGTTGCTCGAAATCAAAACTGAAAGGTCTCGCGCAAACAGGCTCCTCGTTAATATCGTGAAGCGGTGCCAGGTACGGGTGAGACAATGCCTCATCAACTGCAAAGCAACACAAAACAAAGCAAACTAGTTTATatccaacaaaaaaataaaataaaataaaaataaataaatcctgCATTTATAGAAGACTACTTCAGATTTGATTTAACTTGTATACATTATCGGTAGAAAATTGTTTTACAATCTTGCATCAATGTTGGATTACAAAGATGCCATAATAATTTCATAGTTTGTAACATTTAAACTTGAGAGGAGAAAAGAATTCAGACAATGATCTTGATGTTGATGACAATTTTCTTTAATCTGTTTGTTCTAAATTAACAAATCATTGAAGGTTGTTTTACCTGTAATGCGCCTGTTTGGATCAAACACAAGCATCCTTTCTAACAAATCAACAGCACCGGGAGACATGTTCGGAAATCTAGCAGCGAATTGCTGCCTTGGATATTGTGGAAGCTGTCTTACATATCTACGAGCGTTATCACTCCGTAGAAATCCAAGGCTGGCGTCATCAGGTGAACCTATGAGCttttaaaagcaaaataaaaaagaaaggcaACACTATACATAaatttctcaacaagaagaaagtCGAACATAAAGTGTGAGAGAATTTATATTCTATACAAAAAGATGCATGGCCTATATCAATCATTGCAAATTATCAGATAGTATGCATCATATGTTACTCCACCTTAtttcgttaaaaaaaaaaaaaaaagagagagtaaTGGATAGAAAGCATAACTTGTATTCAAGTTCATAGGATCCACTTAGAAATGCTAATGTTGATAATCCAGTGGAGGATTGTTAAACTTTGTCACACAAAAATTCAAATTCGAATAGTGAAAACAATTATATATGgatccaaaattctgatatatggaagaaacaaaaacaaattaaagCATGCATTCAGAATTCAGCATTAAAAAGTTTCATCCAAGTTCTCAAATTAATACCTCTGTGATCAGTCTCAGCTGATGAACATAATCTTTTCCAGGAAAGAGGGGTTGTCTGGTCATTATTTCACCAAGGATGCAACCAACAGACCATATATCAATAGCTGCAGTATATTCTGAACAATTAAGAAGCAATTCTGGAGCTCGATACCACCGAGTAACCACATATTCAGTCATAAAATCAGTTTCAGATGTAGTTCTAGCAAGCCCAAAGTCTCCGATCTTAAGGTCACAATTTGCATTCAGTAGCAAGTTGCTAGGCTTTAGATCACGGTGTAAGACATTTGCTGAATGTACATATTTGAGTCCTCGTAACAACTGATACAAAAAATACTGCAAAATATACCTTATCAGTTGCTGTGAGAGAAAAAGTATAATTACATTTGGGCCAAAATACGGCAAAGGAGAATTCACCAAGGAACCCTGTTgttcattaaaatttttcaaattcctGAGAATCttgcattgtaaaatcattcCCATGTAAGGTTTTTAGTGTGAAATTCCTAGGAATGTAAAAACATTCTTGTATCCACGCGATCCATAAAATGCATATGCTAAAGCCTAAAAGAAAAGAAGTTGTGCTAACCCGACAATGATCATCGGTCAATGGTTGATTGGAACGAATTATTTGATGCAGATCGGTATCCATTAACTCATAAACAACATACACATCATTGAAGTTCTCCTTCTGTGGTGGTCT harbors:
- the LOC112744186 gene encoding probable polygalacturonase, yielding MKLLWKPHMMKAVSRAIFALFFVTMLSSGIGESRKSKIVTTSFEYNAINCRAHTASLTDFGGVGDGKTSNTKAFQAAISNLSQYGSDGGSELYVPAGKWLTGSFSLTSHFTLYLDKDAVLLASQDMSEWPTLSPLPSYGRGRDAPAGRYQSFIFGTNLTDVIITGENGTIDGQGAFWWQQFHRKKLKYTRPYLIELMYSDNIQISTLTLLNSPSWNVHPVYSSNIIVQGITIIAPVSSPNTDGINPDSCTNIRIEDCYIVSGDDCVAVKSGWDEYGIKFGWPTKQLAIRRLTCISPYSATIALGSEMSGGIQDVRAEDITAIQTESGVRIKTAVGRGGFVRDIYVKRMNLHTMKWAFKMTGDYNSHADSHYDPNALPEIKGINYRDVVAENVTIAARFEGISNDPFTGICIANVTIGLSAKAKKQPWTCADIEGMTSGVTPPPCSLLPDQGPQKISACDFPQEPLPIDSLELKKCASTVLLS
- the LOC112744187 gene encoding mitogen-activated protein kinase homolog MMK2, producing MALESAPSLADHNNIRGIPTHGGRYVQYNIYGNLFEVSRKYVPPIRPVGRGAYGIVCAAVNAETRDEVAIKKVGNAFDNRIDAKRTLREIKLLRHMDHENVIALKDIIRPPQKENFNDVYVVYELMDTDLHQIIRSNQPLTDDHCRYFLYQLLRGLKYVHSANVLHRDLKPSNLLLNANCDLKIGDFGLARTTSETDFMTEYVVTRWYRAPELLLNCSEYTAAIDIWSVGCILGEIMTRQPLFPGKDYVHQLRLITELIGSPDDASLGFLRSDNARRYVRQLPQYPRQQFAARFPNMSPGAVDLLERMLVFDPNRRITVDEALSHPYLAPLHDINEEPVCARPFSFDFEQPSFTEEDIKELIWRESVMFNPDPPIY